The following proteins are encoded in a genomic region of Cercospora beticola chromosome 8, complete sequence:
- the RPL27B gene encoding 60S ribosomal protein eL27 gives MKFLKVGRVAIISRGRYAGKKVVIIQPQDNGSKKHPFPHAIVAGIERYPQQITRRMSKTRQTKRSKVKPFIKVINYNHLMPTRYTLELEGLKGAVTNETFTEVTQREEAKKTVKKALEERYSSGKNRWFFTPLRF, from the exons ATGAAGT TCCTCAAGGTCGGCCGAGTG GCCATCATCTCCCGTGGACGCTACGCCGGAAAGAAGGTGGTGATCATCCAGCCACAGGACAATGGCAGCAAGAAGCACCCATTCCCTCACGCAATCGTTGCCGGTATCGAGCGCTACCCACAACAAATCACTCGCCGCATGTCCAAGACCCGCCAGACGAAGCGCAGCAAGGTGAAGCCATTCATCAAGGTCATCAACTACAACCACTTGATGCCAACCCGCTACACTCTGGAGTTGGAGGGATTGAAGGGCGCCGTGACCAACGAGACTTTCACTGAGGTCACTCAGCGTGAGGAGGCAAAGAAGACCGTGAAGAAGGCATTGGAGGAGCGCTACTCGAGCGGCAAGAACAGATGGTTCTTCACTCCTCTCC GTTTCTAG
- a CDS encoding uncharacterized protein (BUSCO:EOG09263UQF) codes for MAQSTMASPYSWAVVNAMRKLYPEALADKSFDNTGLLLESPFDPIRRQMNSVLLTVDLTKAVADEAIERQDSIIIAYHPIIFRGLKSLTLGDTQQQTLLRLAAEGISVYSPHTAVDCARGGLGDWLADIVTGTPTGLSDIEDEGDASPQKSPTKEQPPAIDGEEKPSSLKRPTYTLQHHPSQLDLNDRALKMGDSGHKRYPIVKSQVEGHAGAGMGRIIRFAEPVPLLEIIDRIGLGMGSPKGFALAVPQGKQASDMTISSIALCAGSGDSLFSQAEKNGEDVDLYFTGELSHHEALAAIEKGKCVVMLFHSNTERGFLHSVLKVQLEKAVGEEWEKIRNEERGKGNLSEDYLEVLNDSSSEIHVSEVDRDPYGIMISKDEI; via the exons ATGGCACAATCTACGATGGCTTCGCCCTACAGCTGGGCAGTCGTCAATGCCATGCGAAAGCTGTACCCAGAAGCACTGGCCGACAAGAGCTTCGATAACACTGGCT TACTCCTCGAATCGCCCTTCGATCCCATCCGCCGACAGATGAACTCTGTACTACTCACAGTCGATCTTACGAAAGCCGTCGCAGACGAAGCCATTGAGCGACAAgactccatcatcatcgcataTC ATCCCATCATCTTCAGAGGACTCAAGAGCTTGACATTGGGCGACACTCAACAACAGACCCTACTTCGACTAGCAGCCGAAGGCATTAGCGTCTACAGTCCACACACAGCAGTTGATTGCGCTCGTGGGGGTCTTGGAGATTGGCTTGCGGACATTGTCACTGGCACTCCTACTGGACTGTCAGATATCGAGGATGAAGGCGATGCCTCGCCCCAGAAGTCACCAACGAAGGAACAGCCGCCAGCGATCGATGGAGAGGAAAAGCCTTCGTCCCTGAAGCGGCCCACTTACACACTGCAGCACCACCCATCTCAACTTGACCTGAACGATCGCGCATTGAAAATGGGCGACTCTGGACATAAGCGCTACCCGATCGTGAAGTCTCAAGTAGAAGGCCATGCCGGCGCAGGCATGGGCCGCATCATTCGTTTCGCAGAACCCGTGCCTCTTCTCGAAATCATCGATCGCATAGGTCTAGGAATGGGTAGCCCCAAAGGCTTTGCCCTTGCTGTCCCACAAGGCAAGCAGGCCTCAGACATGACGATCAGCAGCATTGCACTGTGCGCAGGTTCCGGAGATAGCCTCTTCTCGCAAGCAGAGAAGAACGGCGAAGACGTCGATCTCTATTTCACGGGCGAATTGTCGCATCACGAAGCGCTTGCGGCTATTGAGAAGGGGAAGTGCGTTGTCATGCTGTTCCATTCGAATACGGAGAGAGGGTTCCTGCACAGTGTGCTGAAGGTACAGCTGGAGAAGGCTGTGGGTGAAGAG TGGGAGAAGATTCGCAATGAGGAGCGCGGCAAGGGAAATCTCAGTGAAGATTACTTGGAAGTGCTGAATGATTCGAGCAGCGAGATTCATGTCAGCGAGGTTGATCGTGATCCTTATGGTATCATGATTTCGAAGGACGAGATTTGA